The following coding sequences lie in one Miscanthus floridulus cultivar M001 chromosome 9, ASM1932011v1, whole genome shotgun sequence genomic window:
- the LOC136480451 gene encoding uncharacterized protein → MPLTREQYIEMIPWWCESFADCWKMIVDRWFTEGYIQEHEAHRERALQATGPTHHQGSRSLGAYKQAWSASHGGQPLSTFMAYGLARKGKQPERHTCISSYASDVRSVQGPDWDPSTDDIDGTTVMRIGQGKKHGQYWLGDGTLESGSVPSLSQIRASTPSGGPAIRQRPSPSQQRVDALQADNERMAQELRDLAARTEVAERERQAERAERERQAKQLAEITMFLQNFGQVNGVPVPMFAPAPPPVVASPPPSAGSNDPSQAQAGGAEFPSPGTQFPPHL, encoded by the exons ATGCCTCTGACCCGGGAACAGTacattgag atgattccatggtggtgcgagtcctttgccgactgctggaagatgatcgtggacaggtggttcacagaGGGTTATATCCAGGAACACGAAGCCCACCGGGAGCGGGCTTTGCAGGCGACAGGCCCcacacaccaccaaggcagccgcagcctcggcgcgtacaagcaagcttgg tcggcgtcgcatggtggccagcctttgtCCACATTCATGGCGTATGGACTGGCCCGCAAGGGAAAG CAACCCGAGCGCCACACCTGCATCAGCTCCTACGCGTCGGACGTAAGGTCGGTCCAGGGGCCAGACTGGGATCCGAGCACCGACGACATTGATGGCACGACTGTCATGAGGATCGGAcagggcaagaagcatgggcagtactggcttggcgatggcaccctcgagtccggctctgttccctccctctcccagatccgagcaagtaccccgagcggaggcccggccatacgccaacggccgtccccttcacagcagcgggtcgacgcactccag gccgataacgagaggatggctcaggagctgcgggacctggcggcgaggaccgaggtggccgagcgggaaagacaagccgagcgggccgagcgggagagacaggccaagcagctggcggagattacgatgttcctgcagaactttgggcaagtgaacggtgtacctgtgccgatgttcgctccagcgccgccgccagttgtagctagtcca cctccgtcggcgggttcgaatgacccatctcaggcgcaagcaggcggtgccgagtttccgtcaccaggcactcagtttcctccccacctttag
- the LOC136482500 gene encoding cytosolic sulfotransferase 5-like produces the protein MNRGEEQQQLDLEDILGTMSTAAPPAAVPAAAGEEVATAPASSEAAAAPSTRKHRNPSLYANVPAAEIIDSLPLETRLMVRRRQYEGFWQAEFLLKGMAAAGTCFEPEASDIFLASLPKSGTTWLKALAFATLNRATHSPSDGQHPLNHRNPHDCVGFLEFMIIQQQQQHDDAGARGLYEALPSSPRLFATHLPYSQLPHAATEEGSRCRIVYVCRDPKDVLISYWNFYKKVAETAAATAGGDGDGQDSAGVTKFEEAFELFCEGRFPGGPHWLHALEYWHASQRRPDQVLFLRYEDMLGDPVVGNLKKLAAFMGCTFSEEDEEDGVVDQIVELCSLENLKSKDVNKNGSTRLGIKSESFFRKGQVGDWKNYMTMDMAARLDEIVEEATRGSGLTFGDSSLLGRG, from the exons ATGAACAGGGGCGAGGAGCAACAACAACTGGATCTGGAGGACATTCTG GGCACCATGAGCACTGCTGCTCCCCCTGCAGCCGTCCCCGCAGCCGCCGGTGAAGAAGTGGCTACTGCACCTGCATCATcggaagcagcagcagctcccTCGACGAGGAAGCATAGGAACCCGAGCCTGTACGCCAACGTACCTGCAGCTGAGATAATTGACTCGCTCCCCCTGGAGACGCGGCTCATGGTGCGCCGTCGGCAGTATGAAGGCTTCTGGCAAGCTGAGTTCCTACTCAAGGGCATGGCTGCCGCTGGCACATGCTTCGAGCCAGAAGCATCAGACATCTTCCTCGCCAGCTTACCCAAGTCCGGCACCACTTGGCTCAAGGCCCTTGCCTTCGCGACGCTCAACCGTGCCACACACTCGCCGTCCGACGGCCAACACCCGCTCAACCACCGGAACCCGCACGACTGTGTCGGCTTCCTGGAGTTCATGatcatccagcagcagcagcagcacgacgACGCCGGTGCAAGGGGTTTGTATGAGGCCCTCCCTTCTTCTCCACGGCTGTTTGCAACACACCTTCCCTACTCCCAGCTTCCCCATGCCGCCACGGAGGAGGGTTCCCGGTGCCGGATCGTGTACGTATGCCGGGATCCCAAGGACGTGCTCATCTCCTACTGGAACTTCTACAAGAAGGTGGCAGAGACGGCAGCCGCCACTGCcggtggcgacggcgacggccagGACTCTGCAGGCGTGACCAAATTCGAGGAGGCTTTTGAGCTCTTCTGTGAGGGACGGTTCCCCGGAGGGCCACACTGGCTGCATGCCCTAGAATACTGGCACGCGAGCCAGAGGAGGCCGGACCAGGTGCTGTTCCTCAGGTACGAAGACATGCTGGGAGATCCGGTGGTGGGTAACCTCAAGAAGCTAGCAGCGTTCATGGGGTGCACCTtctctgaggaggacgaggaggatggGGTGGTGGATCAGATCGTGGAGCTGTGCAGCTTGGAGAATCTCAAGAGCAAGGACGTCAACAAGAACGGGAGTACGCGGCTGGGCATCAAGAGTGAGTCATTCTTCAGGAAGGGGCAGGTCGGCGACTGGAAAAACTACATGACCATGGACATGGCGGCGAGGCTGGATGAGATTGTTGAGGAGGCCACCCGAGGTTCTGGGCTCACctttggggactcctcactcctcggtcgAGGTTAA